From Pseudomonas fluorescens:
TGTCGTTGGGCGGCTGTGCGCATTAGATTAGGAAATAGTCCAAGGCCTTTAGAATAAGCAGAAGGGATAAGCATGGCGCTGAACGACCAATCGACCCAGATTCGCCCAGGCGAAGAACTTGATGCCAGCCTGATCGATCCCTACCTCAAGGCCCACATCCCTGGCCTGAGCGGCACGCCCACCATCAGTCAGTTCCCCGGCGGTGCGTCCAACCTGACCTATCTGCTGGAATACCCTGGCCAGGAATTCGTCCTGCGTCGCCCGCCCTTCGGGCACAAGGCCAAGTCCGCCCACGACATGGGCCGTGAATACCGCATTCTGAACCAGCTCAAGGATGGCTTCCCGTATTGCCCCAAGGCCTATGTGCATTGCACCGACGAGTCGGTGATCGGCGCCGAGTTCTACGTGATGGAGCGTGTCAACGGCATCATCCTGCGCTCTGAGCTGCCGGCCGAGCTGGGCCTGGACGCGACCAAGACCGAAGCCTTGTGCAAAAGCTTTATCGACAAGTTCGTCGAGCTGCACCAGGTGGACTACGCCGCCTGTGGCCTGGCCGACCTGGGCAAGCCCGAAGGCTATGTGGCGCGGCAGATTCGTGGCTGGAGCGACCGCTATGAAAAAGCCCTGACCCCCGACGCTCCGCGCTGGGAGGCCGTGCGCGCCTGGCTTAACGACAAGATGCCGGCCGACCACCCGACCTCCAGCATCGTGCACAACGACTACCGCTTCGATAACGTGATCCTCGACCCGCACAACCCGATGCAGATCATCGGCGTGCTGGATTGGGAACTGACCACCCTGGGCGACCCGCTGATGGACCTGGGCAACACCCTCGCCTACTGGATCGAAGCCGCCGACCCGGCGCCCGTGCAACGGATGCGCCGCCAGCCGAGTAACGCCCCCGGCATGCTCACCCGTCGCCAGTTTGTCGACTACTACGCCGAGCGCTCGGGCCTTGAGATCGACAACTTCGACTTCTACTACACCTACGGCCTGTTCCGCCTCGCCGGCATCGTGCAGCAGATCTACTACCGTTTTTTCCACGGCCAGACCCAGGACAAACGCTTTGCGCAATTCATCCAAATGAACACGCTGCTGGAGCAGATGAGCCTGGATGTCATCGGCAAATCCGCGCTCTGATCGCCTATAACAAGGAGTCCCCATGTCCAAGACCCACCTGTTCGACCTCGATGGCAAGATTGCTTTTGTGTCCGGCGCCAGCCGTGGCATCGGTGAAGCCATCGCCAAGTTGTTGGCCCAGCAAGGCGCCCATGTGATTGTGTCCAGCCGCAAGCTCGAAGGCTGCCAGCACGTGGCGGACGCGATCATCGCCGACGGCGGCAAGGCCACCGCAGTCGCCTGCCACATTGGCGAAATGGAGCAGATCACCCAGGTGTTCGCCGGCATCCGCGAGCAGTTCGGGCGCCTGGACATCCTGGTCAACAACGCCGCGACCAACCCGCAGTTCTGCAACGTACTGGACACCGACCTCGGGGCCTTCCAGAAGACCGTTGACGTGAACATTCGCGGCTACTTCTTCATGTCGGTGGAAGCCGGCAAGCTGATGCGCGAGAACGGCGGCGGCAGCATCATCAACGTGGCGTCGATCAACGGCATTTCGCCGGGCGTGTTCCAGGGCATCTACTCGGTAACCAAGGCCGCCGTGATCAACATGACCAAGGTGTTCGCCAAGGAATGCGCCGAATTCGGCATTCGCTGCAACGCCCTGCTACCGGGCCTGACCGATACCAAGTTCGCCTCGGCGCTGGTGAAGAACGACGCGATACTGAAAATGGCCCTGGCGCAGATCCCGCTCAAGCGCGTGGCCGACCCAAGCGAGATGGCCGGCGCCGTGCTGTACCTGGCCAGCGATGCATCGAGCTACACTACGGGCGTGTCGCTGAATGTGGATGGCGGCTTCCTGTCCTGAACACGTGCCTGGGAGCAAGGGCGCTTGCTCCCAGGCATGCCGGCAGGACTAGAAGTCCACGGGACTCATATCAATCTTGAACATGACAAGTTTGCCATCCTTGGACGTCGCACCTAATAACTTGAATAACTGGCCACGCCTCAACGCGTCGGAAACGCGCTTGGCCGCCAGCGTACCGGGTTGGGATAACGCCAGCACTTGCCGCACCCAACTGTCGGTCATTTGACGTGAGCTTGTCGTCCCTCCCAGGCTGACGTTGGCAAGCTCGCCGGCGGAGGTATAACTGACATGCTTGGCTTCCAGAATGTAGATATCGCCTGCCGGGCCTTCAAACACCCGATCAAAGCCATTCTGCCCACCTCCGTAGGTTCCGCCGGGAAGTACCGTATAGCCATCTTCCGTCAACCGGGCCTCATACATGGCTTCGTTCACTTCGCCCTTGCGCTTGTTGTCCCGGGCAGCGTCTTTTTCCCGCCACGTCTCAAGTAACGCCTCTTCGGCCAACGAGCGCCTTCTATCGGGATAGTGCAGTTGCATCGTTCGGCTGATACGCGCCACATTGAAGTTACCGTCTTTTGAGCACCTGACCGTGCCCAAACCTTGAAACGCATCGAATATCGGCATCCCCGGAGGCAATGGGCGGCGGTTTTCCAATGCGCTGCAGATGGAAGCCAGACAGTCATACGGGTAACCATTGCGCCAGATATAGGCATCGATCAGCGCCCCTTTTTGCGCCGTTGGCGCACTGCGGATAGCCGGCTCGCAAAACCCGACTATTTGACGCAAGTAGCCCTGCATATAGCGATAAACCCACTGGTCGATACTGCTATTACTCAGATCGACCGCCCCCACATGCCCGGCATAACCTTTGATATTCCGGACCGATTGAAAAAGATCCGAGAGTTGATCAACAGCCAGCATCGGCACCCAGCTATCGGGCGCGCCACCCATTTCAATTAAAATCTCTGCCCTGCCATGACCGCCTGCATCTACCACCTTCCAACGCAGCCATGCGCTATCGAAGTTCACTGTGCAAAAGCCTGTGCCCACCGGCAAATAATGTCGGTTGTCGTTTAACCTGAACAAGCCATCCCGTTCGATACGCCCGGCGCTTACCAGATTGCCTCCCGCCCCCACAGAAAACAGATGGGGTCGCGCATTCGGCACAGCACCTGATGGGTTGCCAAAATTGGCATCCATAAAATATTGCTCAGCCCCGATCATGAAGGCTCTCTTGCCGGAGAACGTCAGGGTGTCGGCGGGGGCCGGACTCACCGGCAACGTGTAGAGCCCCAGATTCCATACCGGATCAATACGCAGGGTCGCCGACAAGCTCACAGGGCTCGGTGTGGCGGTAAGCGAGGAAGACGAAGCACTGTGGCTCAATGACGATGCCGATGAGCTATGACTGAGGCTCGGGGAAGAAGAAGACGAACTGGCCGCAGAATGACTGCGCCAGGTGTTCGTCTGCGGCACCCGGTGAAGTGCAGGACCTCGTGGCAAGCGTGAATCCGGCGCTCTTTCACGCCATTCCCCGGTCTGCGGATCACGCACCGCCAGAACGGTCGTCCCGTCATCCAGGTTCAGGTAACTGCGCGATTCATATTCACGCAATCCAGTCGCTGGATCAGGTGCGGGTATGGGGTCACCGTCGGGGGCAAAAATAGCGTCTCGGGTTACGGCGGGGGTCGTCGGCAGATCGGTAATGCGCTGATAAGTCGCGCTCGGAACAGCTGCGGCTGGCCTGTTGCGCACGGGTATTGCTTCAGGCGGCAGGGGCCCGCCAGCGAAGTCAACGACAGGAAACGCAGTACGCGCACTGGGTGCCGCGCCACTGGGTCGATCGACCGGGCGCCCTGCTACCGGTTGCACGGAAGGGGAAGTAAATTGCTTCATAGAATGTCCTTAGACTATGTTGTTCAGCCGCCCGGAAGAACCACCTCGGCAGCTTATGGATTCAAGTTGAAACAGCCAGCTCATCACTGGATACCTGCCGATGCCTGTCAGCGTCCAATCTCCAGCAATCAGCCATGACGTCGTAATAAACAGTGCCCGTTGTCCCATCGGCCATGCCGATGCCCGTCACGTTAACGCGTGGCGTAAACACTGCGGCTCTTTGTCGGCAGTGACGCAAGGCCTTCAACAGTTGCGCAATCGAACTATTGCCCGAAGCGGCGACCCTGGCGAGATACACCTTGCCAAGGTCCAGCCTGACGTCGAAACGTCCGCCGTCCTTTGAATGAATCCGGATGTTTTCCAAGGGAACGTCGGGGTCGTCATACTTGGGGACCCTAATCGACACGCTGCCCACCTTGATGTGGCCAGGGCTGACAACAATGCTGTCGAGCTGAATATCTTCCGCCAGCGCTGTACAAAAGAAGTCCCAGGTCGATGCATCGGACTCTTTACTCAGCGCCTGCGGTGTCGATAGTTCAACGGTCGCCCAGGACGTCAGATAGATTTCGTATACCCCGCCCCGTCCGCATAGCACACAGGTTGCCAGCTGAGGCGCCGCGCCCAGGTGCACCCGTTGTGAGTGAGCGGTCAGATTTATGCTTTTAGGCGTGCGCGGCCTCAAGAACGGGTAATGCCCGTACCTCAGGTTCAACGAAGCCATTCCGTCCTTGATTCTATAACCTGGAGTGGCGAAATCACCGACGTAAGACTGCACCGGCGGTAATAGCCGGTACGAAACACCATCACGCATCACCACGACGAACTCAGCCTTCAACTTCAAGGCTGACGCTTGCAATGAACCGCCCACACTCGTCCACGTCGCTGAGGATTGCGCCGCGTATTCGTCCAGATAAAGCGTGCGGCCATCAGCCCACTCAAACTTTATCTTCGCGCCCGTGTAATCCAGGTAGTCGAAGTTGCTCACGCGTCGCGTGGCCACATGATAGGTGGTATACACCCCTGCCAATTCCTGGTTGTCATAGTCCACATACACACAGCATCGGCCCTGCTCCTGGCTTGCATGGGCATCAATGGCCGTCATCCCGTGGCCGCGACTGACAAAGTAACTGGACGTGCCTGCCGCCAAGGCAACCGACTGACCGGGGCCCAGAATAATCGGGGAGATCCTGGGTCCGGGAGGCGCCAGCACTTCCATGCTCACTTGCGGCTCCCCGGTCGGTTCCAACGCGTCAGGCAACAAGGGCGTTATTCGATAGCCGTCCTGCGTGAGAAAGCTGAAAAGTTCGTTGACCAGATGGCGTTTACCCTCACGCAACGTGTAGACATTTTCGATCCCGACACAAGGGCCTGGCAGTTCACCGTCCAGCCCCAGGGTAGACTCCACCTTCAGAGCGTTGCCCGAGATCCACCAGCGTTGAATCCGGCTGAAGGGCCAGTTGAGCATGATGAGGCTCCGCTGCTGGCCGTCCTCCTCGATGACGACATCCTTGGCGCTCTCAAGAATCTCGAAGTAGTCGGCGCCTGGACCGCCATTCACCCTGGCACTGCCCCGCTGTATCAACAACTGGTCGTCTCCGGCCATTGCGTGGGCCTTGTCGTGCTCCCCCTTCAAGACAATACGGTTGGCCTCGTTACTGCCGGTAATCACGCTGGAAGCGCCGGCAAGGGACGCAACATTCTCAATGCTCCACAACCCCATGCACTTGAGACCGTCGCGGCCATTGTCGGTCATCAATGTCACGCTGCCCGCCCCCAGGTTGACGTTGAAGCCTGCTGCACGCGGCCATGTCGCCTCGCCGAGAAAGCTCAGGGTGTCAGCCCCGGTACCGCCCACCAGCACCGAGATCGGCACCCGCCCTTCTGCGCCAGAAAAAGTATCCGGCGGTACCTCGAACATGAATTCGTCGTCCTGGCTGCCGCCCACCAGGTACTTGCGGCCACCGCTGTAGCGAAAGTGGTTCGGGCGGGTGGGCACCCCCAACACCGTGTCATCCCCGCCACCCAGCAGCCAGAGCACACCTTTTTCGGGCCCCTTCGTCCCCCAAGTGGCCTCGGGCAATAAATCGACGGCCCCTTCCTTGGTCGCATCGAAGTGGTCATCCACCTCGTGGATGACCGGTTCACGGACCAACGTGTGGGGGGCCTCACCCGCCTGCTCATCCCATTGATGTTTCCAGTGCCGTATCGTCTGCAGGTGGACCTCGAACGTGCCATTGACGATGGCCTGCACACTGTTCTTCATCTCACCGCCAAGCAATGCCCTGGCTTGGGCCTTGAGGCTTTCTGCGTATACAGTGCGCGCGCGGCTGGTCGTGTAGCGATCGAGTACGCCTTCATCCAAGTCGATACCGGTAAACGCGAACCAGCCGCTGCGCAGGCGCTCATGGGTGCTCAACTCGATGTAATCATCGATATCATCCACCACCCGGCACGCGGCATAAATCCGGGTACCGACAATCAGCACCGCTGCGGCGATAAGGCCTACGGGCCCGGTCGCGCTGAAGCCGGCCAACGCCGAGACGCCCAGTGCAAGACTGAGGGTTGCGCTGACGAGACTGAAACCGGCCTCGACGTAGAGATCCTGCGCCTGTTTGCCTTCTGCTTTCAGCGCGTTTGAAAGCGCAATGCCCGCCTGGGCAAGGTCAAACGGCACGGTCAATACCGAGGCGATCAATCCAGCACCACGGCGTAACAGCAATCCCGCGCGTGATGCACAGAACCCGCGATAAACCGTATGGCCGGCGCTCATCATTTTCTGGCCGATACGCTCCAGCGCCAACTCCACGCCGAGGGACGTCATTTCTGCGGAAAAGGCGCTGCCCTCGAACAACAGCTCGCCCGCATCCCCCGTTCTGAGCGCTTCGCCTATTCCTCGAATGGCACTGTAAAAACCGTAGAGCTGCAGCCCGGCTCCCAAGGTTTGGGCACTCCCGCTTCTAAGCTTATCGGCCCAGCCGGGCAGGCTTTCCATGGCACCCACGTCGTTGAGGTTGACGTCCTGTACCCGCCGCAGCAGTCGATCGAGCTTGACAATCGCCCCGTCCGAAACATCAGGCGTGCTCAACATAGCGGGCGCCCAATCCGAACGTAATGACGCCAGTTCAAACAGTGCGGCGGTGGCCTGGTCACAGGTTGCACTGCTGGCGGACGCCAGATAGTCCTTAAGGTGCACAGCAGAAAACGTGATCTGATCGATCAATGCCTGATCAGCTTCCTTGACACGATACCGCGCCACGTCAAGGTCCGCGCCCTCCACGCGCGCGCCCATATTATCCAGGGCCACGCGGCCAACCGAGATCTCACCGATACGCATCGATCCCCATGCTGCATCCAGATCCATCAAGGTCTTTTGACGCAGCTGTAAGGCAGACGCGCCTTCGTCCTGCAATTCTTCCATTACGGTACTCCAGTCACTGACGAAGAACGCTTCGTCGTTATCAACGCGAACACCCTGTGCGCGCACTGCGTCGATACTGAAGTGTTGAGACATGAACCTGAGGTGTATACGTAGAGCGTTGGTGAATATCCCGATCAAGCGTTCGGCGGTTGCTGGCGAAAACTCACCGCCAGGCGGTTCCAGCCACTGATGCTGGATACCGCCATGGTCAGGTCCACCAGTTCCTGCTCGCTGAACTCCACGCGCACGGCGCTGAAGAGTTCGTCTGAAACACTGGAAGTCGGCAGCATCGCCACCGATTCGCACCAGGCCAATGCCGCCTTCTCCCGCGGCGTAAAGAACGGCGAGTCACGCCATACGCACAGCGCGAACAAACGTCGCTCCGTCTCGCCGCGCTGACGCGCCGCCATCGAATGCATATCGGTGCAAAAGCCGCAGTGGTTGAGCTGCGAAACGCGGATCTTGATGAGCTCCAGCAGCGGCCGCTCGATGGACAGGCCAAAGGTGTTCGCCTCCAGCAGCAACATGCCCTTGAGCGCTTGTGGTGACGCGGTGTAGTAGTCCAGACGGGATTCCATGGGGCAGTTCTCGGGCAATGACACCTCAGCCTAGAACCCTCACGGTATAAGCCCTATAGCCAATTCGACGGTTTACCCAGGGACCATTTTGAGCGCGCCTCGCGAGCGAGTAACCTTGGCACAGAACGAAGACCCCGGGATGAAACATGGAACTGCACGTCATCATCAATGGCCGCAAGGATCTGGCCGAACAGCTGTACCAGCAGTTGCACGAAGCCATTGTCTCCGGGCGCCTGGCCGCCGGCGCGCAACTGCCGCCCAGCCGCTTGCTCGCCGAACAACTGGGGGTATCGCGCAAGACCGTATCCGACACCTACGCCACCCTGACCTACGAAGGCCTGCTGGTCGGCAAGACTGGCCGCGGCACCTTCGTCAACGCCCGTACGCCGCAGACCGAGCGCCTGCAAACCGCTACCGACCTGGCCTGCGCCGCCAACCTGAAAAAGTGGCAGTCACTGCCTTCGCCCATGCGCCACCCCACTCGCGACAGCACGTTGCGCTGTGAATTTATCGGCGGCGCCACCAGCCGCAACCAATTCCCCCAGGATGAATGGCGGCGTTGCACCCAGGACGCGTTGCGGCGCATCGCCCAGGACAGCGGGTTCTACAGCCAGCCCGAAGGGTTGCCGGCCCTGCGCAGCGCCATTGCCGGGCATATCGCGTTTTCCCGTGGGGTCAAATGCCGCGACAGCGACATCGTGGTCACCAACGGTGCGCAACAGGCGTTGGACCTGATCGCCCGCGTGGTGCTGGAACCGGGCAGCATCGTCGCCATGGAAGACCCCGGCTACAGCCCCGCGCGTCAATTGTTCATGGCGATGGGGGCCTTGGTCATTGGCGTTCCCGTCGATGAACACGGCATCCAGGTCGACCGGATCCCCGATGGCACACGACTGATCTACGTCACGCCGTCGCACCAATTCCCACTCGGCATGCCCATGAGCCTGGCACGTCGCGAAGCCTTGCTGGCCCGCGCATTCGAGCTGGGGGCGATCATTATCGAGGATGACTACGACAGCGAGTTCCGCTACGAAGGCCGCCCCACCGATTCCCTGCAAAGCCTGGACACCCGTGGCGTGGTCACCTACGTCGGCACCTTCTCCAAAACCCTGCTGCCCGAGCTGCGCCTGGGTTATGCGGTGCTGCCCCCGGCGATCTACGGTGCGGTGCTCAAGGCAAAGCAATTGACCGACCAGCACAGCTCCACATTGCCGCAATGGGCGCTGGCCAAGTTCATCAGCGAAGGCTATTTGCTCAAGCATATTCGCCGCTGCCACACCGTGTACGCCGGGCGCCGCGAGCGCATTTTGCAACGCCTGGCGGGCGACCTTGCGCCGTGGTTCGAAGCGGTGCCCACCGTGGCCGGGTTCCATATGGCGGCGTTGTGCAAAGTACCGGTGAATATCCCGTTGCTGATGGAATTAGCGCGCCAGGTGGAAGTCGGCCTGTACCCGCTGGACGTGTTCTTCCACGACACGCCGGTGCGTCCGGGCCTGATCATCGGGTTTGGGGCCATCGAGACCCTCGACATCGACCCGGCGCTGGACAAGGTGCGCGATATTCTCCAGCAGATTGGCTAAGGGGTTTTCCACCGGATTGGTCATTGGTCGCGCGAAAAACCCGGCGTACGGTGGGCAGGTCTCGAACTTCTCGGAAACGTCGCCATGAAACGCCTGCTCGCCACCACCCTGATGCTCGCCTCGCTCAGCGCCTTTGCCCACGAGCCCGTGTACAACCAGGAATCGATCAAGGTCCTGCAAGAACACGCGCTGACCAATGTGCCCGGCAAGAAAACCCTCATGCTCACCGTGGACTACGCCCCCGGCCAAGCCACCGTGCCCCATAGCCACACGGGCACGGCCGTGGCCTACGTGCTCGAAGGCGCGATCACTTCGCGGGTCAATGATGAGAAAGCGAAAACCTACAAGGTCGGCGAATCGTTCTACGAGCCGGCCGGCTCGCGACACTTTGAATC
This genomic window contains:
- a CDS encoding carboxymuconolactone decarboxylase family protein: MESRLDYYTASPQALKGMLLLEANTFGLSIERPLLELIKIRVSQLNHCGFCTDMHSMAARQRGETERRLFALCVWRDSPFFTPREKAALAWCESVAMLPTSSVSDELFSAVRVEFSEQELVDLTMAVSSISGWNRLAVSFRQQPPNA
- a CDS encoding PLP-dependent aminotransferase family protein; translation: MELHVIINGRKDLAEQLYQQLHEAIVSGRLAAGAQLPPSRLLAEQLGVSRKTVSDTYATLTYEGLLVGKTGRGTFVNARTPQTERLQTATDLACAANLKKWQSLPSPMRHPTRDSTLRCEFIGGATSRNQFPQDEWRRCTQDALRRIAQDSGFYSQPEGLPALRSAIAGHIAFSRGVKCRDSDIVVTNGAQQALDLIARVVLEPGSIVAMEDPGYSPARQLFMAMGALVIGVPVDEHGIQVDRIPDGTRLIYVTPSHQFPLGMPMSLARREALLARAFELGAIIIEDDYDSEFRYEGRPTDSLQSLDTRGVVTYVGTFSKTLLPELRLGYAVLPPAIYGAVLKAKQLTDQHSSTLPQWALAKFISEGYLLKHIRRCHTVYAGRRERILQRLAGDLAPWFEAVPTVAGFHMAALCKVPVNIPLLMELARQVEVGLYPLDVFFHDTPVRPGLIIGFGAIETLDIDPALDKVRDILQQIG
- a CDS encoding SDR family oxidoreductase encodes the protein MSKTHLFDLDGKIAFVSGASRGIGEAIAKLLAQQGAHVIVSSRKLEGCQHVADAIIADGGKATAVACHIGEMEQITQVFAGIREQFGRLDILVNNAATNPQFCNVLDTDLGAFQKTVDVNIRGYFFMSVEAGKLMRENGGGSIINVASINGISPGVFQGIYSVTKAAVINMTKVFAKECAEFGIRCNALLPGLTDTKFASALVKNDAILKMALAQIPLKRVADPSEMAGAVLYLASDASSYTTGVSLNVDGGFLS
- a CDS encoding cupin domain-containing protein, coding for MKRLLATTLMLASLSAFAHEPVYNQESIKVLQEHALTNVPGKKTLMLTVDYAPGQATVPHSHTGTAVAYVLEGAITSRVNDEKAKTYKVGESFYEPAGSRHFESSNASQTQPARLLVVIVLDDKAEVLTPLPK
- a CDS encoding phosphotransferase family protein; its protein translation is MALNDQSTQIRPGEELDASLIDPYLKAHIPGLSGTPTISQFPGGASNLTYLLEYPGQEFVLRRPPFGHKAKSAHDMGREYRILNQLKDGFPYCPKAYVHCTDESVIGAEFYVMERVNGIILRSELPAELGLDATKTEALCKSFIDKFVELHQVDYAACGLADLGKPEGYVARQIRGWSDRYEKALTPDAPRWEAVRAWLNDKMPADHPTSSIVHNDYRFDNVILDPHNPMQIIGVLDWELTTLGDPLMDLGNTLAYWIEAADPAPVQRMRRQPSNAPGMLTRRQFVDYYAERSGLEIDNFDFYYTYGLFRLAGIVQQIYYRFFHGQTQDKRFAQFIQMNTLLEQMSLDVIGKSAL